The Roseimicrobium gellanilyticum genome contains a region encoding:
- a CDS encoding PH domain-containing protein — protein MPVEDASPTPPATQETVLWSGHSSQWVHFWWYLFCVLLAIAAAVGALFTAGLSLVGLLIPLLMWIGRWWMTRTTKYELTSQRLRKTSGILNRTLDELELYRVKDYSVEMPLLMRIFGLGNIRLVTSDATTPVVDIPAIKDAMEVRELLRTAVQAERDRKRVRELDVDGPGGAIP, from the coding sequence ATGCCTGTGGAAGATGCGTCCCCGACTCCGCCTGCGACCCAAGAGACCGTCCTCTGGTCAGGTCACTCTTCCCAGTGGGTCCATTTCTGGTGGTACCTCTTCTGCGTACTCCTGGCCATCGCCGCTGCGGTGGGTGCTTTGTTCACCGCAGGGCTGTCGCTGGTAGGACTTCTCATCCCGCTCCTGATGTGGATTGGGCGCTGGTGGATGACCCGCACGACCAAGTACGAACTGACCTCCCAGCGCCTGCGAAAGACCTCCGGCATCCTGAACCGCACCCTCGATGAACTCGAACTCTACCGCGTGAAGGACTACAGTGTGGAGATGCCGCTGCTCATGCGCATCTTCGGTCTCGGCAATATCCGCCTGGTCACCTCGGATGCGACTACCCCCGTTGTCGATATCCCCGCGATCAAAGATGCGATGGAAGTGCGCGAACTGCTTCGCACGGCGGTGCAGGCTGAGCGCGACCGCAAGCGCGTCCGCGAGCTGGATGTGGACGGGCCTGGGGGAGCGATTCCTTGA
- a CDS encoding zinc-binding dehydrogenase, whose amino-acid sequence MNSAAVVNFAPEKGSVEIREIPKPEIGSEDVLLEVANVGVCGSDLHQWTADHSWPVNYPVVLGHEFGGHIVQVGKDVQGWKEGDRVVSETAAIISQNNPMTRRGLYNLDPTRKGFGYGVNGAMTKYVRVPSRILHHVPDQLPFEQACLTEPCCVAYNAVVRNARIEPGDRVVVLGPGTIGILCAAMARLCGAEVAIVGLEQDAHRLEIAKKYGCQVIIGDAKPWAMERDGMGADGIIDAAGASVTLRIALDLVRPAGWISKVGWGPQPLGFNIDPLVQKNITLQGSFSHNWPIWERVIALLASGQMDVRPIIGGVWPITEWHEAFEKMHKGEVVKSVLKPV is encoded by the coding sequence ATGAACTCCGCTGCCGTCGTCAACTTCGCGCCCGAAAAGGGCTCCGTCGAAATCCGTGAAATCCCCAAGCCGGAGATCGGCAGTGAGGATGTGCTGCTCGAAGTCGCCAATGTCGGCGTGTGCGGCAGTGACCTGCACCAGTGGACGGCGGACCACTCCTGGCCGGTGAACTATCCCGTGGTGCTGGGCCATGAGTTCGGCGGACACATTGTGCAGGTGGGCAAGGACGTGCAGGGCTGGAAGGAAGGCGACCGTGTGGTGAGCGAGACCGCCGCCATCATCAGCCAGAACAATCCCATGACACGTCGTGGGCTGTACAATCTGGACCCGACTCGCAAGGGCTTCGGCTACGGCGTGAACGGCGCGATGACCAAGTACGTGCGCGTGCCCTCCCGCATTCTGCACCATGTGCCAGACCAGCTTCCCTTTGAGCAGGCGTGTCTCACGGAACCCTGCTGTGTGGCGTACAATGCCGTGGTGAGGAACGCGCGCATCGAGCCCGGTGACCGCGTGGTGGTGCTGGGACCTGGCACCATCGGCATTCTCTGCGCGGCCATGGCGCGCCTGTGTGGTGCAGAAGTGGCGATTGTGGGTCTGGAGCAGGACGCGCATCGTCTTGAGATCGCGAAAAAGTATGGCTGCCAGGTCATCATCGGTGATGCCAAGCCCTGGGCCATGGAGCGCGACGGCATGGGTGCAGATGGCATTATCGATGCCGCCGGTGCCAGCGTGACATTGCGCATCGCGCTCGATCTCGTGCGTCCCGCCGGATGGATCAGCAAGGTGGGTTGGGGTCCGCAGCCGCTTGGGTTCAACATCGATCCGCTCGTGCAGAAGAACATCACTCTGCAGGGAAGCTTCAGCCATAACTGGCCCATCTGGGAGCGCGTCATCGCGTTGCTCGCCAGCGGCCAGATGGACGTGCGCCCGATCATCGGTGGCGTGTGGCCCATCACGGAGTGGCATGAGGCCTTTGAGAAGATGCACAAGGGCGAAGTGGTGAAGAGCGTGCTGAAGCCGGTGTAA
- a CDS encoding GntR family transcriptional regulator, translating into MSSLPPNGLQAIRRSTLAEEVAAQVRRAIISGQIAEGSQVSEPKLAEQLHVSRVPVREALAELEHDGVVVFDHRGRCQVRQFTKADFEEILSLRLNLELMSVKLAAEKVTSQDLALLKSNLDALEEEKDVTNISRLDVEFHDLIMQAARHERLRVCWHTVRTQFELLLAKAHRWQAANDIPVSDHALRGHRPIFRALSAGDPEKAVQQMQKHIREWAEWMPADETTVA; encoded by the coding sequence ATGTCATCCCTGCCTCCTAACGGTCTCCAAGCCATCCGCCGCTCCACTCTCGCCGAGGAGGTGGCCGCCCAGGTACGTCGCGCCATCATCTCGGGCCAGATCGCCGAAGGCAGCCAGGTGAGTGAGCCCAAGCTCGCAGAGCAGCTTCATGTGAGCCGAGTGCCCGTCCGTGAGGCCCTCGCAGAACTGGAACACGATGGCGTGGTGGTCTTTGATCATCGCGGCCGTTGCCAGGTTCGCCAGTTCACCAAGGCGGACTTCGAGGAAATCCTGTCACTGCGGCTCAACCTGGAATTGATGAGCGTGAAACTCGCTGCAGAAAAGGTGACCTCCCAGGATCTCGCGCTGCTGAAGAGCAATCTCGATGCTCTGGAAGAGGAAAAGGACGTGACGAACATCAGCCGTCTGGACGTCGAGTTCCATGACCTCATCATGCAGGCCGCACGCCATGAACGCCTGCGCGTCTGCTGGCATACGGTGCGGACCCAATTCGAGCTGCTCCTGGCCAAGGCACACCGCTGGCAGGCAGCGAATGACATTCCTGTGAGCGACCACGCCCTGCGCGGGCATCGCCCCATCTTCCGCGCACTCTCTGCAGGTGATCCCGAGAAGGCGGTGCAGCAGATGCAGAAGCATATCCGTGAATGGGCCGAATGGATGCCCGCGGATGAAACCACGGTGGCGTGA
- a CDS encoding SDR family oxidoreductase, with amino-acid sequence MSSRLQDKVVLVTGSCTGIGKAIAQRCVAEGARVVIHGLEKDLGEALVAELGKDRAVLHIEDLTAEGSSERLVQLAVSTFGKLDAVVNNAAMVSASNIHTTDLAFFRRMLEVNTLAPFSLIKAALPELRKVRGAVLNIGSVNAWSGEPNLFPYSVSKGALMTLTRNLGDTLMREDGVRVNQINPGWVLTENEAQRKREHGLADDWYTQVPKVYAPAGRILWPAEIAAAVVYWLADESGPISGQVVDLEQHPFIGRNPPKDATTIPTPAK; translated from the coding sequence ATGTCATCCCGTCTTCAGGATAAAGTCGTACTCGTCACCGGTAGCTGCACCGGCATCGGCAAGGCCATTGCACAACGCTGCGTGGCCGAAGGCGCCCGCGTCGTCATCCACGGTCTTGAGAAAGACTTGGGCGAAGCGCTCGTCGCGGAACTCGGCAAGGATAGAGCCGTGCTGCACATCGAAGATCTCACAGCAGAAGGCTCCTCAGAGCGTCTGGTACAGCTCGCTGTCTCCACCTTCGGCAAGCTGGATGCCGTGGTGAACAACGCGGCGATGGTCTCCGCCTCGAACATCCACACCACGGACCTCGCCTTCTTCCGCCGCATGCTGGAGGTGAACACGCTTGCTCCCTTCTCCCTCATCAAGGCCGCGCTTCCGGAGCTTCGCAAGGTACGTGGCGCGGTTTTGAACATCGGCTCCGTGAATGCCTGGAGTGGCGAGCCCAATCTCTTCCCCTACAGTGTGTCCAAGGGCGCACTCATGACCCTCACCCGCAATCTCGGCGATACGCTCATGCGCGAAGACGGCGTGCGTGTGAACCAGATCAATCCTGGTTGGGTACTCACAGAAAACGAGGCCCAACGTAAACGCGAACACGGCCTCGCCGATGACTGGTACACCCAGGTACCCAAGGTGTATGCGCCGGCCGGTCGTATCCTGTGGCCTGCAGAGATCGCCGCCGCAGTCGTGTACTGGCTCGCGGACGAAAGCGGTCCCATCAGCGGACAGGTCGTGGATCTGGAACAGCATCCTTTCATCGGCCGCAATCCTCCGAAGGACGCCACCACGATCCCGACACCCGCCAAGTAG
- a CDS encoding glycosyltransferase: MSHFLLTPFGSAGDVNPFIWMGRLLQSRGHEVELITAPMFREMVERAGLPFHPLGKDEEFEAIIHHPDLWKPLKGTALVLEYGAKFLVPCYEIIASRVRPGETRLVSPFHLFAARVAREKFHVPLVSTHLQPSCFLSLHDTPVLIPGLEWITKLPKWMKRLMFSLPNPADFKLSPVLKKLCREVGVTPPPRPLPHWMHSPDANLALFPSWFSAAQPDWPEHTTQTGFPLEDLKGQFELPASLRTWLDAGDKPVLMSPGSGNAQAHDFFREGLEACRLAGMRALIGTRYPEQLPSPLPEFARHFDYLPFGDLLPRVNVLIHHGGIGTLSQALAAGVPQLLMPMGHDQPDNAMRLARLGAGASLLHRDFNAAKVAAMLKFLSEDDLVGAACRTAAEKCREARPAEIALGVLESVTRRG; this comes from the coding sequence ATGTCGCACTTTCTCCTGACCCCCTTTGGCAGCGCTGGTGATGTGAACCCCTTCATCTGGATGGGCCGGCTGCTCCAGTCCCGCGGCCACGAGGTGGAGCTCATCACTGCCCCCATGTTTCGCGAGATGGTGGAGCGAGCCGGGCTGCCCTTCCATCCGCTGGGCAAGGACGAGGAGTTTGAGGCCATTATCCACCACCCCGACCTGTGGAAGCCACTGAAAGGCACCGCATTGGTGCTGGAGTACGGCGCCAAATTCCTCGTCCCCTGTTACGAGATCATCGCCTCACGAGTGCGTCCGGGTGAGACACGACTGGTGTCGCCGTTTCACCTCTTCGCGGCGCGGGTGGCGAGGGAGAAATTCCACGTGCCTCTGGTATCCACCCATCTGCAACCCTCTTGCTTCCTGAGCCTGCATGACACCCCAGTGCTCATCCCGGGCCTGGAGTGGATCACAAAGCTGCCCAAGTGGATGAAGCGGCTGATGTTTTCCCTGCCAAATCCGGCCGACTTCAAGCTCTCTCCGGTGCTCAAAAAGCTGTGCCGCGAGGTCGGGGTCACGCCTCCGCCTCGTCCCCTGCCCCATTGGATGCACTCACCGGATGCGAATCTTGCGCTCTTCCCCTCGTGGTTCTCCGCGGCGCAACCGGACTGGCCGGAGCACACCACGCAGACCGGGTTTCCACTGGAGGATCTGAAGGGTCAATTCGAACTGCCGGCCTCTTTGAGAACGTGGCTCGATGCCGGGGACAAGCCGGTGCTCATGAGTCCCGGCTCTGGCAATGCGCAAGCGCACGACTTCTTCCGCGAGGGGCTGGAGGCCTGCCGTCTCGCCGGCATGCGAGCCCTGATCGGCACCCGGTATCCAGAGCAGTTGCCTTCACCACTACCCGAGTTCGCGCGGCATTTCGACTACCTGCCCTTCGGCGATTTGCTACCGCGGGTGAATGTGCTGATCCACCACGGCGGTATTGGTACGCTCTCACAAGCACTCGCTGCCGGTGTACCACAGCTCCTGATGCCAATGGGCCACGATCAGCCGGACAATGCGATGCGGCTCGCACGACTGGGCGCGGGGGCGAGCTTGCTGCACAGGGATTTCAACGCTGCCAAAGTCGCGGCGATGCTGAAGTTCCTCTCCGAGGATGACCTTGTGGGCGCAGCATGCCGCACCGCCGCCGAAAAATGCCGGGAAGCGCGACCCGCGGAGATCGCACTGGGAGTTCTGGAGAGCGTGACGCGTCGCGGGTGA
- a CDS encoding FAD-dependent oxidoreductase, translated as MNTRRTFLTSSAAAAVSAPLLSAQSPEAAPKKNLREIETDVLVCGGGCAGTTAALSAARAGAKTLLVEKAPFAGGIITNVGLPYFDGISNIKDFRVVVKGIALELLAKTGVCKPDATHIKPHNPTIPNTFEFKVLLDRELQACGEKLKVLFNSVACDAESSGGRITSVTIANKDGLVRIRPKVVIDCTGDADVAAWAGAPTEQSAEVQPLTLHFRIGHVQPTKGISALCRTALINAQQRGELPHFYGPGVGFTYGKDEVYIHGVRVPANPTDAADLSRAEMQGRADALAMFHAWKAEVPAFKDSYFIESYPWIGVRESRRLIGQHVLNEDDIMKGHSFDDAIATGCWYLDLHPNKTTLGSANDFQPEKVQPAPYDIPYRSLLPQKIENLLVAGRCHSATRGAHASTRVTVTAMAMGEAAGCAAALALQSKAEVATLNGQKVREALTKVNAGPFTQT; from the coding sequence ATGAACACGCGTCGCACCTTCCTCACCTCTTCCGCGGCTGCCGCTGTAAGCGCCCCTCTCTTGAGTGCGCAGTCGCCTGAAGCAGCCCCAAAGAAGAACCTGCGTGAAATTGAAACCGACGTGCTCGTGTGCGGCGGCGGCTGCGCAGGAACGACGGCGGCTCTGAGTGCGGCACGCGCCGGGGCGAAGACACTGCTCGTGGAGAAGGCTCCCTTTGCCGGTGGCATCATCACGAATGTAGGCTTGCCCTACTTCGACGGCATTTCCAACATCAAGGATTTCCGTGTCGTGGTGAAGGGCATCGCGCTGGAACTGCTCGCGAAGACGGGCGTGTGCAAACCGGACGCCACGCACATCAAGCCGCACAATCCCACGATTCCGAACACCTTTGAGTTCAAGGTGCTCCTGGATCGTGAACTGCAGGCCTGCGGTGAAAAACTGAAGGTGCTCTTCAATTCCGTGGCCTGTGATGCCGAATCTTCCGGTGGCCGCATCACTTCAGTCACCATTGCGAACAAGGATGGCCTGGTGCGCATCCGCCCCAAGGTGGTCATCGACTGCACCGGCGACGCCGATGTGGCCGCCTGGGCTGGTGCTCCCACTGAACAGAGCGCCGAGGTGCAACCACTCACGCTGCATTTCCGCATTGGTCACGTGCAACCCACGAAAGGCATCAGTGCGCTGTGCCGCACTGCTCTAATCAATGCCCAGCAACGCGGGGAACTGCCACACTTTTACGGCCCCGGGGTCGGCTTCACTTATGGCAAGGACGAGGTGTATATCCACGGCGTGCGCGTCCCGGCCAATCCCACGGACGCAGCCGATCTCTCGCGAGCAGAGATGCAGGGACGCGCAGATGCGCTTGCCATGTTCCACGCATGGAAGGCGGAGGTGCCTGCATTCAAAGATTCCTATTTCATCGAATCCTATCCGTGGATTGGTGTGCGCGAGTCGCGACGTCTCATCGGCCAGCACGTGCTCAATGAGGACGACATCATGAAGGGACACTCCTTCGATGACGCCATCGCTACAGGCTGCTGGTACCTGGACCTTCATCCCAACAAGACAACACTGGGCAGCGCGAATGATTTCCAGCCGGAGAAGGTGCAGCCTGCGCCGTACGACATCCCTTATCGATCCCTGCTGCCGCAGAAGATCGAGAACCTTCTCGTTGCTGGCCGCTGCCATTCCGCCACTCGTGGTGCACATGCCTCCACCCGCGTGACCGTCACTGCGATGGCCATGGGCGAGGCAGCCGGATGCGCTGCGGCACTGGCCCTGCAATCGAAGGCCGAAGTGGCCACGCTGAATGGCCAAAAGGTCCGCGAGGCCCTCACCAAGGTGAATGCCGGTCCATTCACCCAGACATGA
- a CDS encoding sugar phosphate isomerase/epimerase family protein, with amino-acid sequence MPKLAAFPKAFMQALCKDGTMKVSEWIALASKLDIDGLEWYAGLLEMADESNWSRFRKEVEDTGKCIPMMCCSPDFTHPDAAFREKEIAKQKRWIDMTEVLGGSYCRVLSGQRRPELSMDEGVKLAADCIYACLPYAQERGITLILENHYKDDFWEYPEFAQKMDVFCKLVDAVHHSHFGVNYDPSNTYLAGEEPLELLYRVSKRVVTMHASDRYLIEGTIEDLRKEEGGALGYAKRLRHGEIGKGLNDYDAIFTELKRVGFDGWISIEDGVEGMDQLERSVTFLRKKMAQYWG; translated from the coding sequence ATGCCAAAACTCGCCGCCTTCCCCAAAGCGTTCATGCAGGCTCTCTGCAAGGACGGCACCATGAAAGTCTCTGAATGGATCGCTCTCGCGTCCAAGCTCGATATCGATGGCCTCGAATGGTACGCAGGCCTCCTGGAGATGGCCGATGAATCCAACTGGTCTCGCTTCCGCAAGGAGGTGGAGGATACCGGCAAGTGCATCCCCATGATGTGCTGCTCACCGGACTTCACCCATCCTGATGCCGCCTTCCGTGAGAAGGAGATCGCCAAGCAGAAACGCTGGATCGACATGACCGAGGTCCTCGGCGGCTCCTACTGCCGGGTGCTCAGCGGCCAGCGTCGTCCGGAGCTCAGCATGGACGAAGGCGTGAAGCTCGCCGCCGATTGCATCTACGCATGCCTCCCCTACGCCCAGGAGCGCGGCATCACCCTCATCCTGGAGAATCACTACAAGGATGACTTCTGGGAGTACCCCGAGTTTGCTCAGAAGATGGATGTCTTCTGCAAACTGGTGGACGCCGTGCATCACTCCCACTTCGGGGTGAACTACGACCCCAGCAATACCTACCTCGCTGGCGAGGAACCGCTCGAGCTCCTCTACCGTGTCTCCAAGCGCGTGGTCACCATGCACGCCAGCGATCGCTACCTCATCGAAGGCACGATCGAAGATCTCCGCAAGGAAGAAGGCGGCGCCCTCGGCTACGCCAAGCGCCTGCGCCACGGTGAAATCGGCAAGGGCCTCAACGACTACGATGCCATCTTCACCGAACTCAAGCGTGTCGGCTTCGATGGCTGGATCAGCATCGAAGACGGCGTGGAAGGCATGGACCAACTCGAACGCAGCGTGACCTTCCTGCGCAAGAAGATGGCGCAGTATTGGGGTTAG
- a CDS encoding DUF1592 domain-containing protein, giving the protein MPTLSRSLIPISTQAYAATTLAASFAFLTSLDAAPNITSFVDQHCAECHDADVKKGGLDLTALKWDPAKRENFDEWVKIFDRVVTGEMPPAKKPRPEATELTPFLSSIKGELHNANMARQKVTGRTLLRRLNRTEYERTVQDLLGIQTPLKDILPEDTPMHGFDTVAEGLRLSTLQIEKYLEAADTAIEAAINLQVAPAPSTKKQYFFKDDQGTRKHLDIAEGTITNKNDPKSAHKHLLKELPDAVVFFNEGYPSAKIHQFNPRFTGMYKLRLAGYVHQSMGHPVVMRVYADNYREKRLLGYFDITEQPRVVEMTVMLKEGEHLNIQPSDSGVDAKGKNVYNINVKEFTGPGLALQWLEAEGPLLESWPPPSVKKLFGDTPVNPTDPKKKTFRNNRQIGFELAPVDPKASARQLLENFAARAFRRPLEAGEADRFVKLSTDAMDAGDSFLDAMRLGFRAVLTAPQFLLFEEKPGKLDDYALASRLSYFLWSTLPDETLMKLAAEKKLSQPEVLRAQTERLLKDEKAKAFVQNFAGQWLDLRSIAATSPDKRLYPEFDELMQLGMVAETEAFFAEILKNNLSVSNFIDSKFAMLNRCMAELYEIEGVKGEEFRKVALPVGSPRGGVLTQASVLKVTANGTTTSPVMRGAWVLKRILGQPPAPPPPGVGSVEPDTRGATTIRELLALHRNVESCAGCHSKIDPPGFALESFDVIGGWRERYRSQGKGDAAPTKRPGRYPPYKLGPAVDATGELTDGSKFNGIVEFKQLLLKQETQMLRALTGKLLTYASGAGISFADRATVEDIANRTAQQGSGLRTLVHEIVASPAFQSK; this is encoded by the coding sequence ATGCCCACGCTCTCCCGCTCACTGATTCCCATCAGCACCCAGGCATATGCTGCCACTACCCTGGCCGCTTCGTTTGCTTTTCTGACGTCGCTGGATGCCGCGCCCAATATCACAAGCTTTGTCGATCAACATTGCGCCGAGTGCCATGATGCGGATGTGAAGAAAGGTGGACTCGATCTCACGGCTTTGAAATGGGATCCCGCCAAGCGCGAGAACTTCGATGAGTGGGTGAAGATCTTCGATCGTGTGGTGACAGGCGAGATGCCTCCGGCGAAGAAACCGCGTCCTGAAGCGACCGAGCTCACGCCCTTCCTCTCCTCGATCAAGGGCGAGTTGCACAACGCGAACATGGCCCGGCAAAAGGTGACAGGACGCACCCTCCTGCGACGGCTCAACCGCACCGAGTATGAACGCACCGTGCAGGACCTGCTCGGCATCCAGACTCCTTTGAAGGATATCCTTCCCGAAGATACCCCCATGCACGGCTTCGACACCGTGGCGGAGGGGCTGCGGCTCTCCACCCTGCAAATCGAAAAGTACCTGGAGGCAGCGGACACGGCGATCGAGGCGGCCATCAATCTTCAGGTCGCTCCGGCACCGTCCACCAAGAAGCAGTACTTCTTCAAGGATGATCAGGGCACCCGGAAGCACCTCGACATCGCGGAAGGCACCATCACGAACAAGAACGATCCCAAGAGCGCGCACAAGCACCTGCTGAAGGAACTGCCCGACGCGGTGGTGTTTTTTAACGAAGGCTATCCTTCCGCGAAGATTCACCAGTTCAACCCGCGCTTCACGGGCATGTACAAGCTGCGCCTGGCAGGGTACGTGCATCAGAGCATGGGCCACCCGGTGGTGATGCGGGTATACGCGGATAACTATCGTGAGAAGCGCCTGCTGGGATACTTCGACATCACAGAGCAACCCCGCGTGGTGGAAATGACAGTGATGCTCAAGGAGGGCGAGCACCTGAACATCCAGCCCTCTGACTCGGGAGTGGATGCGAAGGGAAAGAATGTTTACAACATCAACGTGAAGGAGTTCACGGGTCCGGGCCTGGCTTTGCAGTGGTTGGAAGCAGAAGGCCCACTCCTGGAGAGCTGGCCGCCGCCCAGCGTGAAGAAGCTTTTTGGCGATACGCCTGTCAATCCCACGGACCCAAAGAAGAAGACCTTCCGCAATAACCGGCAGATCGGCTTCGAACTTGCCCCGGTGGATCCCAAGGCCTCCGCACGCCAGCTTCTGGAAAACTTCGCCGCGCGCGCCTTCCGACGTCCGCTGGAAGCGGGTGAGGCAGATCGCTTCGTGAAGCTCTCGACCGATGCGATGGATGCCGGCGATAGCTTCCTTGATGCCATGCGTCTGGGTTTCCGTGCCGTGCTCACGGCGCCGCAGTTCCTCCTGTTTGAAGAGAAGCCTGGGAAGCTCGACGACTACGCGCTGGCCTCGCGCCTCTCCTACTTCCTCTGGAGCACCCTGCCAGATGAAACCCTGATGAAGCTCGCCGCGGAGAAGAAGCTCTCGCAGCCTGAAGTGCTGCGCGCCCAGACAGAGCGCCTGCTCAAGGACGAGAAGGCGAAGGCCTTCGTGCAAAACTTCGCGGGCCAGTGGCTCGACCTGCGCAGCATCGCGGCCACCTCGCCGGATAAGCGGCTTTACCCGGAGTTCGATGAGCTCATGCAGCTCGGCATGGTGGCGGAGACGGAGGCGTTCTTTGCCGAAATCCTGAAGAACAATCTGAGCGTGTCGAACTTCATCGACTCGAAGTTTGCCATGCTGAACCGCTGCATGGCTGAGCTCTACGAAATTGAGGGCGTGAAGGGTGAGGAATTCCGCAAGGTGGCGCTGCCTGTGGGCAGCCCCCGTGGCGGCGTGCTCACCCAGGCCAGCGTGCTGAAGGTCACCGCCAATGGTACCACGACCTCCCCCGTGATGCGTGGCGCATGGGTGCTGAAGCGCATCCTCGGCCAGCCGCCCGCTCCACCTCCACCCGGGGTGGGCTCCGTAGAGCCGGATACACGTGGCGCCACGACCATTCGCGAGCTGCTCGCCCTGCACCGCAATGTGGAGAGCTGCGCAGGCTGCCACAGCAAGATTGATCCGCCCGGCTTCGCTCTGGAGAGCTTCGATGTCATCGGTGGGTGGCGCGAGCGCTATCGCTCCCAGGGGAAGGGCGACGCAGCTCCCACCAAGCGGCCGGGAAGGTATCCTCCGTACAAGCTGGGCCCCGCCGTGGATGCCACTGGAGAGCTGACCGACGGAAGCAAGTTCAACGGCATCGTCGAATTCAAGCAACTCCTACTCAAGCAGGAGACCCAGATGCTGCGTGCGCTCACCGGGAAGCTGCTCACCTACGCCAGCGGCGCGGGCATCTCCTTTGCTGACCGTGCCACGGTGGAGGACATCGCAAACCGTACCGCACAGCAGGGCAGCGGCTTACGTACACTCGTGCACGAGATTGTTGCCAGCCCCGCCTTTCAGAGCAAGTAA
- a CDS encoding sensor histidine kinase, which yields MTAAHTTATSGVVFTHPTLLAASTETGDGYHQELLRGVTHKLNNLLAIIQGFSSLILMNDDLDEGSKENMQHIKEASLAVSGLSERIRVAGGCAKITPQTLNLTDYLSAVEMSLREPFSKAGVPFDIEVSPGLPNVDTDPSKLKDLVLEILRNAASAAQKGGGRALMQISGPGIVTPTQEGSVDILITNTGSTIPADKIQEVFKPFVSSRSSHHLGLGLTVAAMLARQMNVRLGVNSQENMVTFWLSLPMA from the coding sequence ATGACGGCTGCGCACACTACCGCTACTTCCGGAGTTGTTTTCACTCATCCCACCCTGCTCGCCGCAAGCACTGAAACGGGGGATGGCTATCATCAGGAGCTCCTTCGGGGCGTCACGCACAAGCTGAACAATCTCCTCGCCATCATCCAGGGCTTCAGCAGCCTCATCCTGATGAATGACGACCTCGACGAAGGTTCGAAGGAGAACATGCAGCACATCAAGGAAGCGAGTCTCGCCGTCTCAGGCCTGAGCGAGCGCATCCGTGTCGCTGGTGGTTGTGCGAAGATCACGCCTCAAACGCTGAATCTCACGGACTACCTCAGTGCGGTGGAAATGTCCCTGCGCGAGCCCTTCTCCAAGGCTGGTGTTCCTTTCGATATCGAGGTGTCTCCCGGACTGCCAAACGTCGATACCGATCCTTCCAAGCTCAAGGATCTGGTCCTTGAAATCCTGCGCAATGCCGCCTCCGCCGCGCAAAAGGGTGGCGGCCGTGCGCTCATGCAGATCAGTGGCCCCGGCATCGTGACCCCGACCCAGGAAGGCAGCGTGGACATTCTCATCACGAACACCGGCTCCACGATTCCGGCGGACAAGATCCAGGAGGTGTTCAAGCCTTTCGTCAGCAGCCGCAGCAGTCATCATCTTGGTCTTGGCCTGACCGTCGCGGCGATGCTTGCCCGCCAGATGAACGTACGCCTCGGGGTGAATTCCCAAGAGAACATGGTCACCTTCTGGCTGAGCCTGCCGATGGCGTGA
- a CDS encoding orotidine 5'-phosphate decarboxylase / HUMPS family protein — translation MKPIVQISLDLTNIDEALETAALAMRAGVDWLEAGTPLILAEGLHGVRALRKAFPNTPIVADLKTMDGGYLEAEMMAKAGATHVVVMARAHAETIKCVVNAGRDFGAKVMGDNMVCPDMVEGAKWLEDLGCDYVIHHIGYDERRGIAAAGHRMPSPLDQLREVVQAVKIPVQAVGGLTLEQAIRCPEFGAPLVVLGAPLTIDADAFKTADGDLESSLRLICEKIHAYGDVAVGAGK, via the coding sequence ATGAAACCCATCGTTCAAATCTCCCTCGACCTCACCAACATCGACGAAGCCCTTGAGACCGCCGCGCTGGCCATGCGCGCTGGCGTGGACTGGCTGGAGGCAGGCACGCCGCTCATCCTTGCGGAAGGACTGCATGGCGTGCGTGCCTTGCGCAAAGCGTTCCCGAACACGCCCATCGTCGCTGACCTCAAGACCATGGATGGCGGCTATTTGGAAGCGGAGATGATGGCCAAGGCCGGCGCCACCCACGTGGTGGTGATGGCACGCGCGCACGCTGAGACCATCAAATGCGTGGTGAATGCCGGTCGTGACTTCGGCGCAAAGGTGATGGGCGACAACATGGTGTGCCCTGACATGGTAGAAGGCGCAAAGTGGCTGGAAGACCTCGGCTGTGACTATGTGATTCACCACATCGGCTATGATGAGCGCCGTGGCATCGCCGCCGCCGGTCATCGCATGCCCAGCCCGCTCGACCAGCTTCGCGAAGTGGTGCAGGCGGTGAAGATTCCCGTGCAGGCCGTCGGTGGACTTACGCTGGAGCAAGCCATCCGCTGCCCTGAGTTCGGCGCCCCGCTCGTGGTGCTGGGCGCTCCGCTCACCATTGATGCGGATGCCTTCAAGACTGCGGATGGTGATCTTGAAAGCTCTCTTCGCCTGATCTGTGAAAAGATCCACGCCTATGGCGATGTAGCTGTGGGCGCAGGCAAGTAA